Proteins from one Rosa chinensis cultivar Old Blush chromosome 7, RchiOBHm-V2, whole genome shotgun sequence genomic window:
- the LOC121050403 gene encoding heterogeneous nuclear ribonucleoprotein U-like protein 1 codes for MRSPCYGEKFGLGDTIVCAVSLEEKPLASISFSKNGKCLGTAMKFNAAMDPEVKNFQWEFAFFPQLLLKNVEVELQFSVEDELVLEDGFKPCLAALRDGNAIGGPVFDDPKDCEMMMMVGMPASGKTTGAKKWVKDHPEKRYVFVGINMVFDQMKVCGHCLMCTFLFIISFLLLDRKRDRY; via the coding sequence ATGAGGTCTCCGTGCTATGGTGAGAAGTTTGGGCTTGGAGATACTATTGTTTGTGCAGTCAGTCTTGAAGAAAAGCCCTTggcttccatttctttttccaaGAATGGAAAGTGTTTGGGTACGGCGATGAAGTTCAATGCAGCCATGGATCCTGAAGTGAAGAATTTTCAATGGGAATTTGCCTTTTTCCCTCAGCTTCTGTTGAAAAATGTGGAAGTGGAGTTGCAGTTCAGTGTTGAAGATGAACTTGTTCTTGAAGATGGATTTAAGCCTTGCCTGGCTGCTCTTAGGGATGGAAATGCTATTGGGGGACCGGTTTTTGATGATCCAAAGGATTGtgaaatgatgatgatggtgggtATGCCTGCCTCAGGCAAAACAACTGGGGCAAAGAAATGGGTGAAAGACCACCCAGAGAAGCGATATGTTTTCGTTGGTATAAACATGGTTTTTGACCAAATGAAGGTTTGTGGTCATTGCTTGATGTGCACTTTTCTGTTcattatttcatttttgttgctTGACAGAAAGCGTGACAGATATTGA